Proteins encoded in a region of the Myxococcales bacterium genome:
- a CDS encoding FAD-dependent oxidoreductase, whose product MQPPETFTAALVAARPLADGVRELTFERTDGLPLSFLAGQWVNLELGETIGALRRAYSLASPPDGTGRFELAVTRVEGGPGSTRLHALVPGDRVTVVGPQGIFVRKVRGPSLFVATGTGYTPLRSMLKHALADGDTSPMRLIFGVRTPADRIYADELADLEARYPHFRGAFTLSRAPDAWEGRRGYVQTHVRELYDELSSFGRTNVYICGLHRMVGAVRDLLRKDMGLERQQVHSERYD is encoded by the coding sequence ATGCAGCCCCCTGAGACGTTCACGGCCGCGCTGGTCGCCGCGCGCCCTCTCGCCGACGGCGTGCGTGAGCTCACGTTCGAGCGAACCGACGGCCTCCCGCTCTCCTTCCTCGCCGGGCAGTGGGTGAACCTCGAGCTCGGCGAGACCATCGGCGCGCTCCGCCGCGCGTACAGCCTCGCGTCGCCGCCGGACGGCACGGGGCGCTTCGAGCTCGCGGTGACGCGGGTCGAGGGGGGCCCGGGCTCGACGCGCCTCCACGCGCTCGTCCCTGGCGATCGAGTGACCGTCGTCGGTCCGCAGGGCATCTTCGTGCGCAAGGTGCGCGGCCCGTCGCTCTTCGTCGCGACCGGCACCGGATACACCCCGCTGCGCAGCATGCTCAAGCACGCCCTCGCCGACGGCGACACCTCTCCCATGCGCCTCATCTTCGGAGTGCGCACGCCCGCGGATCGCATCTACGCCGACGAGCTCGCCGACCTCGAGGCCCGCTATCCGCACTTCCGTGGGGCCTTCACGCTGTCTCGCGCGCCCGACGCGTGGGAGGGGCGGCGCGGCTACGTCCAGACCCACGTGCGAGAGCTCTACGACGAGCTGTCGTCGTTCGGTCGAACGAACGTGTACATCTGCGGGCTCCACCGCATGGTCGGTGCGGTCCGCGACCTGCTCCGCAAAGACATGGGGCTCGAGCGCCAGCAGGTGCACTCCGAGCGCTACGACTGA
- the ccsA gene encoding cytochrome c biogenesis protein CcsA, producing the protein MNPHVADVLFVAAALDYLAATALFVRYLVAKAPLERDGLLAARLVAVGAAFHAAHIVTASLVWQVCPVAGIHFPISVATMLMAAAYAALRKRWRLDVLGAFVAPLALTAHLALRFTGTGPMDPTPRLRSAMLPVHVAMNVLGVALFSLAFAAAALFLVQERLLKKKLTLGLFKRLPPLDALDRAEHRFLLAGFPLLTLGIVTGTVFVRHAEVVTASDVARTAFGYATWLLAAAVLFLRASAGWRGRRAAYGTIAGFGFALVVIAFYTFRAPSAPQVELQGLTAVARASGVVP; encoded by the coding sequence ATGAACCCCCACGTCGCGGACGTGCTCTTCGTCGCCGCGGCGCTCGACTACCTCGCGGCGACGGCCCTGTTCGTTCGCTACCTGGTCGCGAAGGCGCCGCTCGAGCGCGACGGCCTGCTCGCGGCCCGCCTCGTCGCCGTCGGCGCCGCGTTCCACGCCGCGCACATCGTCACGGCGTCGCTCGTGTGGCAGGTGTGCCCCGTGGCCGGCATCCACTTCCCCATCAGCGTGGCGACCATGCTCATGGCCGCGGCCTACGCCGCGCTCCGGAAGCGATGGCGCCTCGACGTCCTCGGAGCCTTCGTCGCGCCGCTCGCGCTGACGGCCCACCTCGCCCTCCGATTCACCGGCACCGGGCCGATGGACCCCACGCCGCGGCTGCGCTCGGCGATGCTGCCGGTCCACGTCGCGATGAACGTCCTCGGCGTCGCCCTCTTCAGCTTGGCGTTCGCCGCGGCCGCGCTGTTCCTCGTCCAGGAGCGGCTCCTGAAGAAGAAGCTCACGCTCGGGCTCTTCAAGCGGCTGCCACCGCTGGACGCGCTCGATCGAGCGGAGCACCGCTTCCTCCTCGCCGGCTTCCCGCTGCTGACTCTGGGCATCGTGACCGGCACGGTGTTCGTGCGGCACGCCGAGGTCGTCACCGCCTCCGACGTGGCCCGCACGGCCTTCGGCTACGCCACCTGGCTGCTCGCCGCGGCCGTGCTCTTCCTCCGCGCCTCGGCGGGGTGGCGCGGGCGGCGCGCGGCGTACGGCACAATCGCAGGCTTCGGGTTCGCCTTGGTGGTCATTGCATTCTACACGTTTCGCGCGCCCTCGGCTCCCCAGGTCGAGCTCCAGGGCCTGACGGCCGTCGCCCGCGCGTCCGGGGTCGTCCCGTGA
- the hemA gene encoding glutamyl-tRNA reductase, which produces MSISSVAVDLARSIFGDLTGHSVLLVGAGEMAEAAAKSLGKGARSVRVCNRNFERAAQLAQTFGGTAAPLANLEEELVLSDVVVVSTASRDFVITRDLVKRAMKRRRGRTLFIVDISVPRNVDPEAHDVDNVFVYNVDDLESQVAEGLRARQGEAAAAEAIVAAELDEWRTWTRGLDVQPTIVGLRAKARAAMLGELDRSLAGKLRHLGEPERAALAQMVDSAVNKLLHGPTARLKSGDSAELVAAARALFDLRDDDPPTDGPKAHGEPTTERPPPPRSDEEQAVH; this is translated from the coding sequence GTGAGTATCAGCAGCGTGGCGGTGGACCTCGCGCGGAGCATCTTCGGCGACCTCACGGGGCACTCGGTGCTGCTCGTGGGCGCCGGCGAGATGGCCGAGGCCGCGGCGAAGAGCCTCGGCAAGGGCGCCCGCTCGGTCAGGGTGTGCAACCGAAACTTCGAGCGCGCCGCCCAGCTCGCGCAGACCTTCGGGGGCACCGCCGCGCCGCTCGCGAACCTCGAGGAGGAGCTCGTCCTCAGCGACGTCGTCGTGGTGAGCACGGCGAGCCGCGACTTCGTCATCACGCGGGACCTCGTCAAGCGCGCGATGAAGCGGCGCAGGGGGCGCACCCTCTTCATCGTCGACATCTCGGTGCCGCGGAACGTCGATCCGGAGGCGCACGACGTCGACAACGTGTTCGTCTACAACGTCGACGACCTCGAGTCGCAGGTCGCCGAGGGGCTCCGCGCGCGGCAAGGCGAGGCGGCTGCCGCGGAGGCGATCGTGGCGGCCGAGCTCGACGAGTGGCGCACGTGGACGCGCGGGCTCGACGTGCAGCCCACCATCGTGGGGCTCCGCGCGAAGGCGCGCGCGGCCATGCTCGGCGAGCTCGACAGGAGCCTCGCCGGGAAGCTCCGCCACCTCGGAGAGCCCGAACGCGCGGCGCTGGCCCAAATGGTCGACTCCGCCGTGAACAAGCTCCTGCACGGCCCCACCGCCCGCTTGAAATCGGGCGACTCGGCGGAGCTCGTCGCCGCGGCGCGAGCGCTCTTCGATCTACGCGACGACGATCCCCCGACGGACGGCCCGAAGGCCCACGGCGAGCCGACGACGGAGCGTCCCCCTCCCCCGCGGAGCGACGAGGAGCAGGCGGTGCACTGA
- a CDS encoding DUF2156 domain-containing protein has product MSPTASEAREELVRRFGGGDLIASATLQAGVQYLDTSYGFWAYRPVRGAWVTLGGPICGEADRVAMLDRLLAATRAPLLCYVRGELISDLDAGVGLRARGLYAAGMGQDHHADLDALLSSPCAEVRSAVSKARRAGIRLEPFELADADADARARLAALSADYLRRAEMPREMSFLIRPLTLERAGARRAFWLTRRAPPGEDPRFGVVVLNPIYDRGERTAYLLDVLRFEKTRVWGVWLSTVFALAELLKDEGLGLSLGFCPLHAVQRPPNGASRALGWQMERLAHLVGSAKYLTSLRRLKSLIPHAREARYFVAHSRVAPAALARFTEALGVGASALLGPDLLRVLRRGVLTRTARHADEAPP; this is encoded by the coding sequence GTGTCCCCGACGGCGTCAGAGGCCCGCGAAGAGCTCGTGCGGCGGTTCGGCGGAGGCGACCTCATCGCGAGCGCGACGCTGCAAGCCGGCGTGCAGTACCTCGACACGTCGTACGGGTTCTGGGCCTACCGCCCCGTCCGGGGCGCGTGGGTCACGCTGGGCGGGCCCATCTGCGGCGAGGCCGACCGCGTGGCCATGCTCGACCGGCTGCTCGCCGCGACCCGCGCGCCCCTCCTCTGCTACGTGCGGGGGGAGCTGATCTCCGACCTCGACGCCGGCGTGGGCCTGCGCGCGCGGGGCCTGTACGCCGCGGGGATGGGCCAGGACCACCACGCCGACCTCGACGCGCTCCTCTCGAGCCCCTGCGCGGAGGTGAGGAGCGCGGTTTCGAAGGCGCGGCGCGCGGGGATCCGCCTCGAGCCGTTCGAGCTCGCCGACGCCGACGCCGACGCGCGCGCCCGGCTCGCCGCCCTCTCGGCCGACTACCTGCGGCGCGCGGAGATGCCCCGCGAGATGTCGTTCCTCATTCGGCCTCTCACGCTCGAGCGCGCCGGCGCCCGCCGCGCGTTCTGGCTCACGCGGCGGGCGCCCCCGGGCGAAGACCCGCGGTTCGGGGTGGTGGTCCTCAATCCCATTTACGATCGCGGGGAGCGGACTGCCTATTTGCTCGACGTCCTCAGGTTCGAGAAGACGCGGGTCTGGGGTGTGTGGCTCTCCACCGTGTTCGCGCTGGCGGAGCTCCTGAAAGACGAGGGGCTCGGCCTCTCGCTCGGGTTCTGCCCGCTCCACGCGGTGCAGCGCCCACCAAATGGCGCGTCGCGAGCGCTGGGCTGGCAGATGGAGCGCCTGGCGCACCTCGTGGGGAGCGCGAAGTACCTCACGAGCCTCCGACGGCTGAAGTCGCTCATCCCTCACGCCCGCGAGGCCCGCTACTTCGTCGCCCACTCGCGCGTCGCACCGGCCGCGCTCGCGCGCTTCACGGAGGCGCTCGGGGTGGGCGCCTCGGCCCTCCTCGGCCCCGATTTGCTGCGCGTCCTCCGGCGCGGCGTGCTCACGCGCACGGCGCGCCACGCCGACGAGGCGCCCCCGTGA
- a CDS encoding glycerol acyltransferase yields the protein MSTPGELGMYDPAFVAEHAPWLRRGLFRYFRADVSGLEHLPTGPFVAVGNHSGATLIPDTLVWLAAYHTAGRPTPLLTLAHDQLFTAYPAPLSRALARLGAVRACPSLARRALDAGYAVQLYPGGDYDACRSYARRDEIVFAGRRGYVDLAREAGVPLVPIVSHGAHAALLVLWDGAALADALDLPRRLRLATFPLSLSLPWGLWLGPLPGYWPLPTRITVRALPPVSPEGPPDEVDARVRAAMQAELTRLARLARRARPPAPESAP from the coding sequence GTGAGCACCCCGGGGGAGCTCGGCATGTACGATCCCGCGTTCGTCGCAGAGCACGCGCCGTGGCTCCGGCGCGGGCTCTTCCGCTATTTCCGCGCCGACGTCTCGGGGCTCGAGCATCTCCCCACGGGGCCGTTCGTCGCCGTCGGGAACCACAGCGGCGCCACGCTCATCCCCGACACCCTCGTCTGGCTCGCCGCGTACCACACGGCGGGGCGCCCCACGCCGCTGCTCACGCTCGCGCACGACCAGCTCTTCACCGCCTACCCCGCGCCCCTCTCGCGGGCGCTCGCGCGGCTCGGCGCGGTGCGGGCCTGTCCTTCGCTCGCCCGTCGGGCCCTCGACGCCGGGTACGCCGTGCAGCTCTACCCTGGAGGCGACTACGACGCGTGCCGCAGCTACGCGCGGCGCGACGAGATCGTCTTCGCGGGGCGGCGCGGCTACGTCGACCTCGCGCGCGAGGCCGGAGTCCCGCTCGTGCCCATCGTTTCGCACGGCGCGCACGCGGCGCTCCTCGTGCTCTGGGACGGCGCGGCGCTCGCCGACGCGCTGGACCTGCCCCGACGGCTCCGGCTCGCGACGTTCCCGCTCTCACTGTCGCTTCCCTGGGGGCTCTGGCTCGGCCCGCTGCCGGGATACTGGCCCCTGCCCACGCGCATCACCGTGCGCGCGCTCCCGCCGGTCTCGCCGGAGGGTCCGCCCGACGAGGTCGACGCGCGCGTGCGCGCCGCGATGCAGGCGGAGCTCACGCGACTCGCGCGACTCGCGCGGCGCGCGCGGCCTCCCGCCCCGGAGAGCGCCCCATGA
- a CDS encoding radical SAM protein → MILDSVAALAALSTADLERRLERLFDAEPRLRPRAEEHDYQLTYPPAVAVEKPLYARSPTDPELRELGLGALDGVAFYFHFGFCAYRCRYCFHYELKTRRDDALMARYVDALALELDRAKALVGAKRNLLYFLGGGTPTALPTALLERFLDRLVSTLGRPPTALSTVEAKPVTATDDKLRALVAAGFRRINLGVQTLDPELYAYHHHGEDLRVAQSAIERARKAGFDYVNIDVMTGLERQSAASWDTTLQGLERLCRSGAVDSVFIYPYHDDPRSKTYGTTGLVPSFAETAATDAKARALFERLGFSELGVRFYRSRRHVARELLELARVRRSPTYGEVLYHGLGNSSFSVGDRATYLNHRDVGTYCEAVEAGRSANLPLRPPDRRSARRARRHVRPALQPHHARALARSEVRRRRDAAPPRALPAVGRARPRDGEPPVRDLHAHAARQARTPADARRALPPRRSRGAGAGDARAGGARAALPRLLSAGNSRRKGAAID, encoded by the coding sequence ATGATCCTCGACTCGGTCGCCGCGCTCGCGGCCCTCTCGACCGCCGACCTCGAGCGCCGTCTCGAGCGCCTCTTCGACGCCGAGCCTCGGCTACGCCCGCGCGCGGAGGAGCACGACTACCAGCTCACCTACCCGCCCGCGGTCGCGGTCGAGAAGCCCCTCTACGCGCGGTCCCCCACGGACCCTGAGCTCCGCGAGCTTGGCCTCGGCGCGCTCGATGGCGTGGCCTTCTACTTCCACTTCGGGTTCTGCGCGTACCGGTGCAGGTACTGCTTTCACTACGAGCTCAAGACCCGGCGCGACGACGCGCTCATGGCGCGCTACGTCGACGCCCTCGCCCTCGAGCTCGACCGCGCGAAGGCGCTCGTGGGCGCAAAGAGAAACCTCCTTTACTTTCTCGGCGGCGGCACCCCGACCGCGCTGCCGACGGCCCTCCTCGAGCGCTTCCTCGATCGGCTAGTGAGCACGCTCGGGCGGCCCCCCACGGCGCTCAGCACGGTGGAGGCGAAGCCCGTCACGGCGACCGACGACAAGCTGCGCGCGCTCGTCGCGGCGGGGTTTCGTCGCATCAACCTCGGCGTCCAGACGCTCGACCCCGAGCTCTACGCGTACCACCACCACGGAGAGGACCTCCGCGTGGCGCAGAGCGCCATCGAGCGCGCCCGCAAGGCGGGGTTCGACTACGTGAACATCGACGTCATGACGGGCCTCGAGCGGCAGTCCGCGGCTTCGTGGGACACCACCCTCCAGGGCCTCGAGCGCCTGTGCCGGAGCGGCGCGGTCGACAGCGTCTTCATCTACCCGTACCACGACGATCCCCGCAGCAAGACCTACGGCACGACCGGCCTCGTGCCGTCGTTCGCCGAGACCGCCGCCACCGACGCGAAGGCCCGCGCCCTGTTCGAGCGCCTCGGCTTCTCGGAGCTCGGCGTGCGGTTCTACAGGTCACGCCGCCACGTGGCCCGCGAGCTGTTGGAGCTCGCCCGCGTGCGGCGGAGCCCGACCTACGGCGAGGTGCTCTATCACGGGCTCGGGAACTCGAGCTTCTCGGTGGGTGACCGCGCGACCTACCTGAACCACCGCGACGTCGGGACCTACTGCGAGGCGGTCGAGGCCGGGCGCTCCGCGAATCTCCCACTTCGCCCCCCTGACCGACGCTCAGCGCGCCGCGCGCGACGTCACGTTCGACCTGCTCTACAGCCCCATCACGCGCGTGCGCTCGCGCGAAGCGAAGTACGGCGCCGCCGCGATGCGGCCCCACCTCGAGCGCTTCCGGCGGTGGGCCGCGCTCGGCCTCGGGACGGAGAGCCGCCTGTTCGGGACCTTCACGCTCACGCCGCTCGGCAAGCTCGTACACCAGCAGATGCTCGCCGCGCACTACCTCCCCGCCGATCGCGCGGAGCAGGCGCTGGCGATGCGCGCGCGGGCGGAGCTCGGGCGGCGCTACCGCGGCTACTGAGCGCCGGCAATTCTCGCCGCAAGGGCGCCGCGATTGACTAG
- the hemC gene encoding hydroxymethylbilane synthase, producing the protein MPRIVYATRKSALALAQCRAFVARLVAAHAGLETDELQVVTTGDRVQDRPLAEIGGKGLFVKEIEEALLAGRAHLAVHSIKDVPAVAQPGLVLACIPERESPWDALVAPRFSDLASLPSGARVGTGSLRRLVELRRARPDLDIVPLRGNVDTRLRKVDAGEYDAIVLAHAGLRRLDLGHRATSVLTADDCLPAVGQGALGIECRSDDDATLALLAPLHHAETARAVCAERGVLKELEGDCKTPIGAFAVREGDSLRVRALIARTDGTDRRSVDERVPYPTTDAAAELAGREVGAKLRR; encoded by the coding sequence ATGCCTCGCATTGTGTATGCTACACGCAAATCGGCGCTCGCCCTCGCGCAGTGCCGCGCGTTCGTCGCGCGGCTCGTGGCGGCCCACGCGGGCCTCGAGACCGACGAGCTCCAGGTGGTGACCACCGGCGACCGCGTCCAAGACCGCCCCCTCGCCGAGATCGGCGGCAAAGGCCTCTTCGTGAAGGAGATCGAGGAGGCCCTCCTCGCGGGTCGCGCCCACCTCGCCGTGCACTCCATCAAAGACGTGCCGGCCGTGGCGCAGCCCGGCCTCGTGCTCGCGTGCATCCCCGAGCGCGAGTCCCCGTGGGACGCGCTCGTCGCGCCCCGGTTCTCGGATCTCGCGTCGCTGCCCAGCGGCGCGCGGGTGGGCACTGGCAGCCTCCGGCGGCTGGTCGAGCTCCGTCGTGCGCGACCCGACCTCGACATCGTGCCCCTCCGCGGGAACGTCGACACGCGCCTGCGCAAGGTCGACGCCGGTGAGTACGACGCGATCGTGCTCGCGCACGCGGGCCTGCGGCGCCTCGACCTCGGCCACCGCGCGACGTCGGTGCTGACGGCGGACGACTGCCTGCCTGCGGTGGGCCAGGGCGCCCTCGGCATCGAGTGCCGGTCCGACGACGACGCGACCCTCGCGCTGCTCGCGCCCCTGCACCACGCCGAGACGGCACGCGCCGTGTGCGCCGAGCGCGGCGTGCTGAAGGAGCTCGAGGGCGACTGCAAGACCCCCATCGGCGCTTTCGCGGTGCGCGAAGGCGACTCGCTCCGCGTGCGCGCGCTCATCGCGCGCACCGACGGCACCGACCGCCGCAGCGTCGACGAGCGCGTGCCCTACCCCACGACCGACGCGGCGGCCGAGCTCGCGGGACGTGAGGTAGGCGCCAAGCTGCGGCGCTGA
- a CDS encoding C1 family peptidase, which translates to MKRPSAIALLFAGLAVASAAYAQVPAPQIPGVAPAPVPRPAPPTPTPARFLLPGVALRQAPVTGALLQRVRTGKATVPLATFRAQVVAGPRGRAMMVTAGGPRMLDDEDAPVPGEVVPAQIPDSIARFDGYVNGQTGVAPPLSYSVKGRQTPVKDQGDRGTCVAFAVTAAVEAAYPSMVPAVDFSEQDIWYQTSTSHGGHPCMNGSNTLHIVNAMASGGVPRESEWPYLTSTQMACPASGIQSQMPATTRPPSAAQNARWGPVPGRFVRRLRRPDLATDAGMVANNPRLIEAWVGSGREVIIAIRVAGSLASRDVVDVSLGDDGAPMGSYGGHAMVIVGYDRRNGGTFELKNSWGTGAGNGGYVKVTYDYLRAYAIDATVLLDVKPAGVGAGGGNPQLAIPLTPGVGPAPSIAPAGVGPSALAPPASMQTSQGLSAHLMGTSRPAGSPWRVAGCSFENETYQTQSTEPRWKASLNLRNVSIGRRNGYYRFQCVGGAACVSYSRISGQTPVTASPPEGTSMWWPENYASNVREEMKAKWDALIGMCKNGI; encoded by the coding sequence GTGAAACGTCCGAGCGCGATCGCGTTGCTCTTCGCAGGGCTCGCGGTGGCCTCTGCCGCTTACGCGCAGGTTCCGGCGCCCCAGATCCCTGGCGTCGCGCCGGCACCCGTACCGCGGCCTGCCCCGCCAACCCCGACTCCCGCACGCTTCCTGCTCCCCGGCGTCGCGCTCCGCCAAGCGCCGGTCACGGGGGCGCTCCTGCAGCGCGTTCGTACTGGAAAGGCCACCGTGCCGCTCGCGACGTTTCGCGCGCAGGTCGTGGCGGGGCCTCGGGGCCGCGCCATGATGGTCACCGCTGGCGGTCCGCGGATGCTCGACGACGAGGACGCGCCCGTCCCGGGAGAGGTCGTACCGGCGCAGATCCCGGATTCGATCGCGCGCTTCGACGGGTACGTGAATGGCCAGACGGGTGTTGCACCGCCGCTGAGCTATTCGGTAAAAGGGCGCCAAACGCCTGTCAAAGACCAGGGCGATCGCGGCACCTGCGTCGCGTTCGCGGTGACCGCCGCGGTCGAAGCGGCCTATCCGAGCATGGTGCCCGCAGTCGACTTCAGCGAGCAAGACATTTGGTATCAAACGAGCACGTCGCACGGTGGTCACCCCTGCATGAACGGCTCGAACACGCTCCACATCGTGAACGCCATGGCCTCCGGCGGAGTCCCGCGTGAGAGCGAGTGGCCATACCTCACGTCGACACAGATGGCGTGCCCCGCGAGCGGCATCCAGAGCCAAATGCCCGCCACGACGCGCCCTCCCAGCGCCGCGCAGAACGCGCGATGGGGCCCCGTGCCCGGGCGCTTCGTTCGCCGCCTTCGACGCCCCGATCTCGCCACCGACGCCGGCATGGTCGCGAACAACCCTCGCCTCATCGAAGCGTGGGTCGGTTCGGGACGAGAGGTCATCATCGCCATCCGTGTCGCAGGCTCGCTCGCTTCTCGTGACGTGGTGGACGTATCCCTCGGCGACGATGGTGCCCCGATGGGCTCGTACGGGGGGCACGCCATGGTGATCGTGGGCTACGACCGTCGAAACGGCGGCACGTTCGAGCTGAAAAATAGCTGGGGAACGGGGGCGGGCAACGGCGGTTACGTGAAGGTCACGTACGACTACCTTCGCGCCTATGCGATTGATGCGACGGTGCTGCTCGACGTGAAGCCGGCGGGCGTAGGGGCCGGAGGCGGCAATCCCCAATTGGCGATCCCGCTCACCCCCGGCGTGGGTCCAGCTCCGAGCATCGCGCCCGCGGGCGTGGGCCCGTCGGCCTTGGCACCCCCCGCTAGCATGCAGACGTCGCAAGGGCTCTCCGCCCACCTGATGGGAACGTCGCGCCCGGCCGGCTCGCCATGGCGCGTGGCGGGGTGCTCGTTCGAGAACGAGACCTATCAGACGCAGAGCACCGAACCGCGGTGGAAGGCTTCGCTCAACCTCCGAAACGTGTCGATCGGCAGACGAAATGGGTATTACCGATTTCAATGTGTCGGTGGCGCAGCTTGCGTGTCGTACTCACGAATCTCTGGCCAAACTCCGGTGACCGCCTCGCCCCCGGAAGGCACCAGCATGTGGTGGCCCGAGAACTACGCCTCGAATGTGCGCGAAGAGATGAAGGCCAAGTGGGACGCCCTCATCGGCATGTGCAAGAACGGAATCTGA